One Arachis hypogaea cultivar Tifrunner chromosome 18, arahy.Tifrunner.gnm2.J5K5, whole genome shotgun sequence genomic window, AATATCACCATCAGGTCTTTGTTTCATGCCAAAGCTCTTGTCTGACCCAGGGTCTCCGTGGTCCAAATTTTCAATTGCTTCTGCCCACTGTTGTATAAcatcaatttcacaaaaaaaaaaaaaaaaaaaaaaagattcattACGAAATGGAATATCAGAACAGATGCATGCAGTTGTATTGTATCATTCTGGGAAAGAAAAACTCCAATAACTACTTAAAGGATTGATAAAATGAGTTTATGATGAAGCAATTAGGTTTTTGGATTATTTTCTTTTAGATCCAGTCTTGATGCAAGTTACGCTCATACATTTAATACTCGGAACACATATCACTTCATTAGGCACACAAGATAATGATATAAATGGTTGAAACATATGAACATAATTGTAAAGATAACTCGAGGACTGCCTTCATCatcatttaataataataataataataataataataataatataagtgatttttaaatatttatttatcagATGAGATAAATTTCTTCAGAATCTAAGTTGATAATAATAACCTTTGGATTAAACTCCTTCAATTGATCCTGAAACAAGCTTCGGGAAAAGGAATGCCCACAATCTATACAAATTACAGTGTATACAGTCCCATGCAACTCTAACGGATTGCTACCGGCGCGATGATGAAGCCTGATGACAAGAAGAATCAAAATTCAGTGCTAGGCTTGCTATTAATATCTTACTTTTCCAATCAATTGTATCCAAGGCTAAATTAATGGATACCTATCAACATTTTGGGTAATCATAAAATCAATGCGGCCAGCCTTCTCCAATGTTGCCAAAGCACGATGGGCAGCACTAGGTTGTGCTGCTGTAAATCGCCTCCACCCAGCATAGCTCCTTGCCCAATATCGCCTCCGGGCTCGACTTGAACGGAGAAACTCCTGTTTAAATGTCAAAAGAAATGAGGAATAAAAGGCAGAGACTAAGATTAAATGATGCAGTTAATAATGAAATTCCTGAATACTCATTACTAATGTTGGCACAAAGATCTAGCTGTGCTTCAAAACTTCTTCGGTCATTGCCATAAACCTTAAGTTAAAAGTGCACATTGGATAGACATATTGATTTATGAAAAATTGAATCCTTTAATTCAATTATAGAAAGATAGAATTCTGGGTCCCCTATAATGACTTGCTTGGCTTTATTGAAGCTGAGTTATAAATATTCTGTTCTATACTTCTAATTGGGTATTGACTCAATAACTCAAAATAGCTTTTCTTCTCATTTGAGGAACTCAACCATATATATGATAGATATTGTGGGCAATTTTTCTCTGGACTATAATCTACTGTGTCAGAAGGTGATAAGTACCTTGAATTTCCAAGTCATTAAAGTGCAACTGATAACCTGATATCTAAAAGGTATTTATGTTTCCTATCCTTAACTTTTGTTAGGCCACATTTTTCTATCATATTTAGGCACTAGCTAAGCTGAATATAGGAAGCGAATCTGGTGAACGTGCCTTTAGATCACCTGATGAGTTATTGGTCGGAAACCGGTACTATAAGCTCCATTGGGGCTGCAATTAATAAGGTATTGTCAGTGAaagagaaccaagaagaacaACAAGCCTTGTCAAACTAAGTAACCTGAGTTTTATGGACCAATGTCCTATTGTAAAAAGGGTCAAAGTTTCGATATCATTGAACAAAAAGATTGGTAAGTTTCAATTCAGATTGTAATGACATCTGTTACAGCTTCCCAATAAACATGCTGATTAACCTCACAATATCAGTAAGTTGTGTGCAAAAGAACCAGAACCTTCGATAGTCAGGGATCCCACACTCTGTGCTAATTCCAGCTCCAGTCAACACCATGAGCTTGGTACTGTATGTTAGAATCACAATGTAGTTAGCAAACTGTTAAACAATGTAGAATATAAATGATAATTTGTGCTCTAACTCTATCTCAACATGGACCAGTAAAATTTTGAAACTGACAATAGAGTAATAACCTTTGGTCAAAAAATTGATACAAAAGGTTAACATCTTTGATACTGGGAGGGTCTGCATCAGGAACTGCTTTCTTATCCCTGAAGCTATTGTTAGATGGGGGTTTAACATCATTTGCTGGCGAGGTACCGGGGATAGAGATTCGGCATGTGGTATGTACGAATTTCACACAGCCCTTAAATGATATCAATCTTCCACCTCTTCTTGTTAAGTGCCAATTTCCAATTCTTGGTTGAAAGAAATCTATGACCatgaaaacaaaaaatcaagAACATGATACAAAATACGAAATACAGTATAAGAACTGCTAGAGAAATGTTTTTTTAATCATTTAGAGCAGGGTAACACACATCTCTCTCTTATTGGATGGAATATGGGACCCATGTTTGGTCAGCCCCATGCTCCATCCAATGTTAAAGGAGTCTTGAGTTAGCTCAGTACACAAGCCAAGAGCGAGTCAAAATAAGACATATCTAAACTGCAATTGTAAGTTTCTCAACAGTTAAGCATAAGAAGCTTGTAAATAGAAAGAGAAACATAGTTCATACTTGCCTGTCATAACAGTCCCTAGGAAGCTCCTTGCGATCCTAAGAGACTGCATGTTAAAAGAAAACCACATTTAACAAGTAATTCAGTAATAATGCAGAAGAAGCAGTAAGGCAACTGAAAGATATCACATTACTTGAATTCTTAGGCAGTGTTTGATTTGAGAGCCAAGATATATAAATACAGGGATAGAAACACAAAGAGGATCGTTGTGTCTTGTTTGGAAAGGAAAATAGGGATTGCCTGTTCTAAAACAGAAAATTCTTGTGTTTTCTGTCACCATCGCACACACTATTACCAAACAGACACAAAGGAGTAAAGACTCAATTTGGTTCTTCAAATTTGACATAGGATATAATTTATTCTCTCAAATTTACTTTAACCCAAAATGTTCCTCTAAAGTTAATTCTTTGACTCAATTTAGTCTCTTAATTTGAATTGACCCAAATGGTCTTCCAATTTGATTTTGTGACCTTATTTGGTCCCTCAATCCCTCATCCATGCTATCATCATCATGGCATTTACGAAATAGAGATCGAGAGACCAAATTGAGCTGCAACAAGATTGAGGAACCAAATTGAGTGACAAAATTATATTTGGAATACCATTTTAAGTTTACTACCTATGATATATTCCGTTTCTGAAAAAAGAAGTGTATTTTTATTTCCTGTAACAGTTTGAACTTGGAAGTGAATTGACGTTATACTAGTACTAACCAATTAAATGAAGCTGAAAAGAGAAAAATTTGAGAATTGAGATAAATAGGAAGTTCACAGTCGAGAATTTTCATGAACTAAAAATTACAAGTTTAAGAATTAAATGCGGAACACAATAAAGAAGTTGGTGATAGGAGAACTGACCGACGTAGAGAGAGAGGATGGTGAGtgagaatggaaagagagagacaTGGCGATGGATGAATGATGAATGGAGAATGAGAATGGCGTTCCGAGCATTGTTGATTTGTTGGTAATAACTGCCTTCGCCTGCCTCACCCACCTCTCCACGTTGCTGTCTTCTTCGCCGCCCAAACTCTTCTTTTCgttattacattttttttttggagCTCTCAATTTTGGTGAACATACATTAGGTGGTAGTACCGTAGAACCATAACATTTTGGAAGCCTTTGGAAAAtagactgaaattgagggacaaaAATAAAGAGATagagattaaaataaattttaatattatatttactataaaataagagatagaatctatttttatctattttttatctaatatattagaattcgatttttttttctatCTAATAAAAATGAGGTGTTGattatttatgaatttatttttctGTCAAAATAAATgtactattttttcttttaagtttattttataaaaagtatatttattataattatactataattagcatttaagtaataatacataattatactgatttaaaaaatatctttattatagttatataaaatcaatatttaatgcattattaaactacttatcaattataaatcgaaaatatttttaatcattttaataataa contains:
- the LOC112772780 gene encoding NAD-dependent protein deacylase SRT2, giving the protein MLGTPFSFSIHHSSIAMSLSFHSHSPSSLSTSSLRIARSFLGTVMTDFFQPRIGNWHLTRRGGRLISFKGCVKFVHTTCRISIPGTSPANDVKPPSNNSFRDKKAVPDADPPSIKDVNLLYQFFDQSTKLMVLTGAGISTECGIPDYRSPNGAYSTGFRPITHQEFLRSSRARRRYWARSYAGWRRFTAAQPSAAHRALATLEKAGRIDFMITQNVDRLHHRAGSNPLELHGTVYTVICIDCGHSFSRSLFQDQLKEFNPKWAEAIENLDHGDPGSDKSFGMKQRPDGDIEIDEKFWEEDFVLPTCQKCNGVLKPEVVFFGDNVPKDRADMAMEASKRCDALLVLGSSLMTFSAFRLVRAAHEAGAATAIVNIGETRADDFVPLKINARLGEILPRVLDTGSIIVPAVQL